Within the Bradyrhizobium ottawaense genome, the region CCAGCCCGAATGCAGCGCCACGATACCGCCGGAGAGGCTTTCCCACTTCACCCGCGAGAAGCCGGCCGCGCGGATCATCTCGGCGAAGGCATTGGGCTTGGGAAACTTGCGGATCGATTCGACGAGATATTGATAGGACTCGGCATCGCCAGTCACGGCGCGGCCGAGCGGCGGGATCACCTTGAACGAGAACAGGTCGTAGATCCGGTCGAGCCCGGGCACGTCGACGGTGGAAAATTCCAGGCACAGGAATCGGCTGCCGGGCCGCAGCACGCGATAGGCCTCACGCAGCGCGGCGTCGATCCGCGGCACGTTGCGGATGCCGAACGCGATGGTGTAGGCGTCGAAGCCGCGGTCGGGAAAGGCCAGCGCTTCGGCATTGCCCTCGACGAAGGAAACCCGCTGGTCGAGATGACGCGCGGCGGCGCGGGTGCGGCCGACTTCGAGCATGTCGGTGTTGATGTCGCAGACGGTGGCATGGAAGCCGGCGCCGGCCGCCTTGGCGGCTCGAAACGAGATGTCGCCGGTGCCGCCGGCGACGTCGAGCAGCGCAAACGGCGCATCGCTCTTCGGCGGGTTGAGCGCCGTGATCATGATGTCCTTCCAGATCCGGTGCAGGCCCACCGACATCAGGTCGTTCATCAGGTCGTAACGAGCAGCCACGCTGTGAAACACGTCGTTCACCAGCGTCTGCTTGTCCCCGAGGGGCACGTCCCTGAAGCCAAAATGCGTGGTTTGGTCCGGCCGATCCATCAACTCAACTCCATACCGGACCATAGCGCGCCCGCCGCAATGGCGCTATCACGTCACCTTCATAAGGTGAATACCTGCATGCCTGAATTGCCCGAAGTTGAGACCGTCCGCCGCGGCCTGCAGCCCGCCATGGAGGGGTCAAAAATCCTCAAAGCCGAAGCCCGGCGCAAGGATTTGCGGTTTCCGTTTCAAAAAGACTTTATCGCGCGGCTGGAAGGCCAGGTTGTGACCGGCCTCGGCCGCCGCGCCAAGTATCTGATGGCGGATCTCGCCTCCGGCGACGTGCTGCTGATGCATCTGGGCATGTCCGGTTCGTTCCGGGTGCTTGAAGGTAAGGCCGGCAGCACGCCCGGCCAATTCCACCACCCGCGCAGTGAAGACCGCGCCCATGACCACGTCGTGTTCCACATGTCGTCGGGTGCGGCGGTGGTCTTCAATGATCCGCGCCGCTTCGGCTACATGAAGATCATCGCCCGCAATGCGCTGGAGGACGAGCCGTTGCTCAACGGCCTCGGCCCCGAACCGCTCGGCAACGAATTCGACGCGGCGATGCTGGCGCGCGCCTGCGCCAACAAGAAGACCAGCCTGAAGGCGGCGCTGCTCGACCAGCGCGTGGTCGCGGGGCTCGGCAACATCTACGTCTGCGAGGCGCTGTTTCGCGCGCATCTGTCGCCACGCCGGCTGGCTGCGACGCTGGCCACCAAAAAAGCCGCCGAACCTACCGATCATGCCCAGCGCCTGGTGAGCGCGATCCACACCGTGCTGAACCAGGCGATCAAGGCCGGCGGCTCCTCGATCAGCGATCACCGCCTGACCTCGGGCGAACTCGGCTATTTCCAGCA harbors:
- the mutM gene encoding bifunctional DNA-formamidopyrimidine glycosylase/DNA-(apurinic or apyrimidinic site) lyase → MPELPEVETVRRGLQPAMEGSKILKAEARRKDLRFPFQKDFIARLEGQVVTGLGRRAKYLMADLASGDVLLMHLGMSGSFRVLEGKAGSTPGQFHHPRSEDRAHDHVVFHMSSGAAVVFNDPRRFGYMKIIARNALEDEPLLNGLGPEPLGNEFDAAMLARACANKKTSLKAALLDQRVVAGLGNIYVCEALFRAHLSPRRLAATLATKKAAEPTDHAQRLVSAIHTVLNQAIKAGGSSISDHRLTSGELGYFQHSFRVYDREGETCQTAGCGGIVRRFVQNGRSTFWCPKCQK
- the ubiE gene encoding bifunctional demethylmenaquinone methyltransferase/2-methoxy-6-polyprenyl-1,4-benzoquinol methylase UbiE — encoded protein: MDRPDQTTHFGFRDVPLGDKQTLVNDVFHSVAARYDLMNDLMSVGLHRIWKDIMITALNPPKSDAPFALLDVAGGTGDISFRAAKAAGAGFHATVCDINTDMLEVGRTRAAARHLDQRVSFVEGNAEALAFPDRGFDAYTIAFGIRNVPRIDAALREAYRVLRPGSRFLCLEFSTVDVPGLDRIYDLFSFKVIPPLGRAVTGDAESYQYLVESIRKFPKPNAFAEMIRAAGFSRVKWESLSGGIVALHSGWRL